The Mesorhizobium sp. M1D.F.Ca.ET.043.01.1.1 genome contains a region encoding:
- a CDS encoding CaiB/BaiF CoA-transferase family protein, producing the protein MIMAADLPLSGLVVVDMSQFLSGPYSSLRLLDLGARVIKIERPDGGDLSRRLYLSDTEIGGDSTIFHAINRAKESFAVDLKNEDDLKALRGLLAKADVLIQNFRPGVIERLGLDYEHVRALNPRLVYASISGYGEEGPWVKRPGQDLLAQARSGVMWLNGDEDQGPVPFGLAIADMLAGAACAQGILAALVRRGITGQGGHVETSLFEALIDFQFEVLTTHLNDGRRLPRRSSFRSAHAYLAAPYGVYPAKDGFLAIAMTPIPKLADLLEVEALAPYRDQPSTWFTARDEIKAIIAQRVAQKSVDEWLAILEPADIWCAKVLNWKEMLESDGFKALDLLQTVTREDGVAIHTTCSPLRVDGLRAKVDRAAPRVGEHSAKIRTEFGL; encoded by the coding sequence GTGATCATGGCCGCCGACCTGCCGCTGTCCGGCCTTGTCGTTGTCGACATGAGCCAGTTCCTGTCAGGACCTTACAGCTCGCTTAGGCTCCTCGACCTCGGCGCCCGCGTCATCAAGATCGAGCGGCCCGACGGCGGCGACCTGTCGCGCCGGCTCTATCTCAGCGACACCGAGATCGGCGGCGATTCCACCATCTTCCACGCCATCAACCGGGCCAAGGAGAGCTTCGCGGTCGATTTGAAGAACGAGGACGATCTGAAGGCGCTGCGCGGGCTGCTCGCGAAAGCCGACGTGCTGATCCAGAATTTCCGGCCCGGCGTCATCGAGCGGCTTGGCCTCGACTACGAGCATGTCCGCGCTCTCAACCCGCGCCTGGTCTATGCCTCGATCAGCGGCTATGGCGAGGAAGGCCCGTGGGTGAAGCGTCCCGGCCAGGATCTGCTCGCCCAGGCGCGCTCCGGCGTCATGTGGCTGAATGGCGACGAGGATCAGGGTCCGGTGCCGTTCGGACTGGCGATCGCCGATATGCTGGCGGGCGCGGCCTGCGCGCAGGGCATCCTCGCAGCACTGGTCCGGCGCGGCATCACCGGCCAAGGCGGTCACGTCGAGACCAGCCTGTTCGAGGCGCTGATCGACTTCCAGTTCGAGGTCCTGACGACCCACCTCAACGATGGAAGGCGCCTGCCGCGCCGCTCGTCCTTCCGCAGCGCCCATGCCTATCTGGCGGCGCCCTACGGCGTCTACCCGGCGAAGGACGGTTTCCTGGCGATCGCCATGACGCCGATCCCGAAACTGGCCGACCTGCTCGAGGTCGAGGCGCTGGCGCCCTACCGCGACCAGCCGTCGACCTGGTTCACGGCGCGCGACGAGATCAAGGCGATCATCGCGCAACGCGTCGCGCAGAAGTCCGTGGACGAATGGCTGGCGATCCTCGAGCCCGCCGACATCTGGTGCGCGAAGGTGCTGAACTGGAAGGAGATGCTGGAGAGCGACGGCTTCAAGGCGCTCGACCTGCTGCAGACCGTGACCCGCGAGGACGGCGTCGCGATCCACACCACCTGCTCGCCGCT
- a CDS encoding MaoC family dehydratase, with translation MASFPPTVGVASTLPSDMPADHAELPVWNAENWFYEDWPVGQKIRSLRRTMAEGDSHLFNTLVLDIHPYVQDQMFAEREGIFGKRLVAGAFVFSAGLGLVATNCVNAFSYGYDKLRFIKPVFIGDTIYSIRTNMDKKPRYHDMGLVRASYQVFKGEGELVLYCEHLQTVKYKNPADFAGKTEK, from the coding sequence ATGGCCAGCTTCCCGCCCACCGTCGGCGTCGCTTCGACACTCCCTTCCGACATGCCGGCCGATCACGCCGAGCTGCCGGTGTGGAACGCCGAAAACTGGTTCTATGAAGATTGGCCGGTCGGCCAGAAGATCCGCTCGCTCCGGCGCACCATGGCCGAAGGCGACAGCCATCTGTTCAACACGCTGGTGCTCGACATCCATCCCTACGTGCAGGATCAGATGTTCGCCGAACGCGAAGGCATTTTCGGCAAGCGTCTGGTGGCGGGCGCTTTCGTCTTCTCCGCCGGGCTCGGCCTCGTCGCCACCAATTGCGTCAACGCCTTTTCCTACGGCTACGACAAGCTCCGCTTCATCAAGCCGGTCTTCATCGGCGACACCATCTATTCGATCCGCACCAACATGGACAAAAAGCCCCGTTATCATGACATGGGGCTGGTCCGCGCCAGCTACCAAGTGTTCAAGGGCGAAGGCGAGCTGGTGCTCTACTGCGAGCACCTGCAGACCGTGAAATACAAGAACCCGGCCGACTTCGCTGGCAAGACGGAGAAGTGA
- a CDS encoding cellulase family glycosylhydrolase: MTSPPKVSRRHALVLAAGAVVATFPLPRSAALATADARVPSRGFNLPGWLDRDGGAAPATATLEKLRQSGFETIRLPVNADLFSGGDPATLRRIQNGIGDLVGFGFSVLLDMHPSGELVAAFRNDPEAAGEKVLQAWTALRVVVADLPAQSVYPELLNEPPMERSAWLALRERIAATLRASCPLHTLVWGPARFQGIWEIADTPPLADDNQIAAVHYYAPMAFTHQCENWDASPLARIANLPFPAARETASVNQLLSRLRAAGDEEAANLVEDELSAPWTEARIAQDFAGLARWSTTHGCPVMLNEFGVVNFCVDAESRASWVRAVRKAAEANHVAWTYWELDQGFGFIRSRQSVEGFDGSMIAALLGG, encoded by the coding sequence ATGACATCGCCGCCCAAGGTGTCGCGTCGGCATGCGCTGGTTCTTGCCGCCGGAGCCGTTGTCGCCACCTTCCCTCTGCCGCGGTCCGCCGCGCTGGCAACGGCCGATGCCCGTGTGCCATCGCGCGGCTTCAATCTTCCGGGATGGCTCGACCGTGACGGGGGGGCCGCTCCCGCCACGGCCACGCTTGAAAAGCTGCGCCAATCGGGGTTCGAAACGATCCGGCTGCCGGTAAACGCCGATCTCTTCTCCGGCGGCGACCCGGCAACGCTTCGCCGGATCCAGAACGGGATCGGGGACCTTGTCGGCTTCGGCTTTTCGGTCCTCCTCGACATGCATCCCTCGGGCGAGCTCGTGGCGGCTTTCCGAAACGACCCCGAGGCCGCGGGCGAAAAGGTGCTTCAGGCCTGGACGGCCCTGCGTGTGGTCGTCGCCGACCTGCCGGCGCAATCGGTCTATCCGGAGCTGTTGAACGAGCCACCCATGGAACGGAGCGCATGGCTGGCGTTGCGGGAACGGATCGCCGCGACGCTGCGAGCAAGCTGTCCGCTCCACACGCTGGTCTGGGGACCGGCACGGTTTCAGGGCATCTGGGAAATCGCCGATACGCCTCCGCTCGCCGACGACAACCAGATTGCCGCCGTTCACTACTACGCGCCCATGGCTTTCACCCATCAGTGCGAGAACTGGGATGCCTCGCCGCTCGCCCGCATCGCGAACCTGCCCTTTCCCGCGGCCAGGGAAACGGCATCGGTGAACCAGTTGCTTTCCAGATTGCGCGCGGCGGGCGACGAAGAGGCCGCGAACCTCGTCGAGGACGAGTTGTCCGCGCCCTGGACGGAGGCGCGGATCGCCCAGGACTTCGCCGGTCTGGCGCGCTGGTCCACGACCCACGGCTGCCCGGTCATGCTGAACGAATTCGGCGTGGTCAATTTCTGCGTTGACGCCGAAAGCCGCGCGTCCTGGGTGCGCGCCGTGCGCAAGGCGGCTGAGGCGAACCATGTGGCATGGACCTATTGGGAGCTCGACCAGGGCTTCGGCTTTATCAGGAGCAGGCAGAGCGTCGAAGGGTTCGACGGCTCGATGATCGCCGCGCTCCTTGGAGGTTGA
- a CDS encoding GumC family protein yields MKPARIDERPLPPLFDIGAVWAILWARRLMVLAIAGAALLLALSYLAVTKPSYTATASILIDPRDTRATNFNNVLPGIGSDSAAIASQVFVIQSPDLLGAVFKSQKLDSDPEFAGAGLASRLLSLFGAGAGSPQDAAFKRFQSRVSVEREGLTYVINVSFTSPSPEKAARIANAIVDQYRAGLVGERETANSDVNTLLTDRISGLQKAVSDAERAVEDFKTKHNIVNSTDGGTLQSQLDQLTTQLIAAQGDADQAKDRYNQALAAGNSPGGLAKLADILTSTSAIKLRDDYNQRAAELASLQTMYGPRHPAIGRLQSELERMKRLMAAEADRIRQQLKASYDLAVQNVGKLQDKLEALRQQSTNSNVAQVQLRQLESKAQAARAVLDDYLKRAQETSQMQGVQTSEARKIGVASPPVQPTWPKPVLLLLVSAVLGLLAGCGLALALGPIPQPKEGPRARKDVAPEPAADRKGDAPASPRVLPMPANLGEYRLPGVAGGTAYSNIKAIRKQLFQTGNETLSLAVLKIMRQMILHLNDHGKPFVILLSSIRSSFEARIAGAMLGIGMQRADQNVLMVEIGDHLSSSTTEGAGLFIDGATGLQTVVCSSVAEKGPGVADRDTFRGILAEAGSAFDFVLVIAPSFNENGWNSDLFAKADLALVALAPSEQPSEAARLIAQKFGAGQIGRSATLVVAADSAKPAGATDGPRAAGEQRRSAAARG; encoded by the coding sequence ATGAAGCCAGCCAGGATCGACGAGCGCCCTCTTCCGCCGCTGTTCGACATAGGTGCCGTATGGGCCATTCTTTGGGCGCGTCGCCTGATGGTGCTTGCCATTGCCGGCGCGGCATTGCTGCTGGCGCTATCCTATCTTGCGGTGACCAAGCCGAGCTATACGGCAACGGCCTCGATACTGATCGACCCCCGCGACACGCGCGCGACCAATTTCAACAACGTGCTTCCGGGGATCGGCTCCGACAGCGCCGCCATCGCCAGCCAGGTCTTCGTCATCCAGTCGCCTGACCTGCTCGGCGCCGTCTTCAAGAGCCAGAAGCTCGACAGCGATCCGGAATTCGCCGGCGCCGGCCTGGCGTCGCGTCTGCTGTCGCTGTTTGGAGCCGGCGCAGGCTCGCCGCAGGACGCCGCCTTCAAGCGCTTCCAGAGCAGGGTATCCGTGGAACGCGAAGGGCTGACCTACGTCATCAATGTCAGCTTCACCTCGCCGTCGCCGGAAAAGGCCGCGCGCATCGCCAATGCCATCGTCGACCAGTACCGGGCAGGCCTCGTGGGCGAACGCGAGACCGCCAACAGCGACGTGAACACGCTGCTCACGGACAGGATCTCCGGCTTGCAGAAGGCCGTCAGCGACGCCGAGCGGGCGGTCGAGGATTTCAAGACCAAGCACAACATCGTGAATTCGACGGATGGCGGCACTCTGCAGTCGCAGCTCGATCAGCTCACGACGCAGCTGATCGCCGCCCAGGGCGACGCCGATCAGGCCAAGGACCGCTACAACCAGGCGCTGGCTGCGGGAAATTCGCCGGGCGGGCTCGCCAAGCTTGCGGACATCCTGACCTCCACCTCCGCCATCAAATTGCGCGACGACTACAATCAGCGCGCCGCCGAGCTTGCCAGCCTGCAGACCATGTACGGGCCGCGTCACCCGGCGATTGGGCGGCTCCAGTCCGAACTGGAGCGGATGAAGCGGCTGATGGCCGCCGAGGCGGATCGCATAAGGCAGCAGTTGAAGGCCAGCTACGACCTCGCCGTGCAGAATGTCGGGAAGCTGCAGGACAAGCTCGAAGCCCTGCGCCAGCAGTCGACGAACTCGAACGTAGCGCAGGTGCAGCTCAGGCAGCTGGAATCGAAGGCCCAGGCGGCCCGCGCGGTGCTCGACGATTACCTCAAGCGCGCGCAGGAAACCTCGCAGATGCAGGGCGTGCAGACCTCCGAGGCGCGCAAGATCGGCGTCGCCTCGCCGCCTGTACAGCCGACATGGCCGAAGCCGGTTCTGCTTCTCCTGGTGAGCGCGGTTCTGGGGCTCCTCGCCGGATGCGGCCTCGCTCTGGCGCTTGGTCCGATCCCGCAGCCGAAAGAGGGTCCGCGGGCGCGGAAGGATGTCGCGCCCGAGCCGGCCGCGGACCGCAAGGGCGACGCGCCTGCCAGCCCCCGGGTATTGCCGATGCCGGCCAATCTCGGCGAATACCGCCTGCCCGGCGTCGCCGGCGGGACCGCCTATTCCAACATCAAGGCGATCAGGAAGCAGTTGTTCCAGACCGGAAACGAAACGCTGTCGCTCGCCGTGCTGAAGATCATGCGGCAGATGATCCTGCACCTCAACGACCATGGCAAACCCTTTGTCATCTTACTGTCTTCGATCCGCAGCAGTTTCGAGGCACGGATCGCAGGCGCGATGCTGGGCATCGGCATGCAACGGGCCGATCAGAATGTGCTGATGGTGGAGATCGGCGATCACCTGTCCAGCTCGACGACGGAGGGAGCAGGATTGTTCATCGACGGCGCGACCGGCCTGCAGACGGTCGTGTGCAGCTCGGTGGCGGAAAAAGGCCCCGGCGTTGCGGATCGCGACACCTTCCGCGGCATCCTGGCTGAGGCCGGCAGCGCATTCGATTTCGTGCTCGTGATCGCGCCTTCGTTCAATGAGAACGGCTGGAATTCGGACCTTTTCGCCAAAGCCGACCTTGCGCTTGTGGCGCTCGCCCCGTCCGAGCAGCCTTCGGAAGCCGCCAGGCTCATCGCGCAGAAATTCGGCGCCGGCCAGATCGGCCGCAGCGCTACTCTCGTCGTCGCTGCGGACAGCGCGAAGCCGGCCGGGGCGACCGACGGGCCGCGAGCGGCCGGCGAGCAGCGCCGCAGCGCCGCCGCCCGGGGATAA
- a CDS encoding lipopolysaccharide biosynthesis protein has product MKDNSGDREAAQGAAASPATDMRMSITALAKSGALAGIIKLASAGLSFLMFVAVAMVTNEREFGLYSATYAGASLVSFFASVGQQSTVLRFWPQYAGLGDLGSAHGLMARAILVALAGLFGTSLLIIMVGFLPFIGRGTPEWLPLCVAAAVLSFSLGWSEFTSGAFRAKNALISGLLPRDVIWRAATIAAVAALHVMHVKIDAVAATYLTALLLILSVVPQTIVLVRDTARADRGGLTEGQKQEFKTVTLGLWGVTSLPPALGQVSTLLVAMILGPEAAGAIFVADRTTRFVTLALNGMNQALAPQISAAFYSGDRAHVQRITSLAALGGSAIALCVLAAFWIFGNFILSIFNPAYATPTMRATLVIFGIGATFGTACGPIEILLQLTGLQHALFKVLVVVNVAGLCVTAVATYWLGPIGAALSIAATVIAWTAFGVLIARRRIGINPSILGLSLDSIGLVPHALLKGRT; this is encoded by the coding sequence TTGAAGGACAATTCAGGGGACCGCGAGGCCGCCCAGGGGGCAGCGGCCAGCCCGGCGACCGACATGCGCATGTCGATCACAGCCCTCGCCAAAAGCGGCGCCCTGGCCGGTATCATCAAGCTCGCCAGCGCGGGCCTGTCCTTCCTCATGTTCGTGGCCGTGGCCATGGTGACCAACGAACGCGAGTTCGGCCTTTACAGCGCCACCTATGCCGGCGCGAGCCTGGTTTCTTTCTTCGCTTCGGTAGGCCAGCAGAGCACCGTGCTCAGGTTCTGGCCTCAATACGCCGGCTTGGGCGACCTCGGCTCGGCTCACGGGCTGATGGCGCGCGCCATTCTGGTGGCGCTGGCCGGGCTTTTCGGCACCAGCCTGCTCATCATCATGGTGGGCTTCCTGCCCTTCATCGGCAGGGGGACGCCGGAATGGCTGCCGCTGTGCGTCGCGGCGGCCGTGCTGTCGTTCTCGCTCGGCTGGTCGGAGTTCACCTCCGGCGCCTTCAGGGCCAAGAACGCGCTCATATCCGGCCTGTTGCCGCGGGACGTCATCTGGCGCGCGGCGACAATTGCCGCCGTTGCGGCGCTGCACGTCATGCATGTGAAGATCGACGCGGTCGCCGCGACATATCTGACGGCACTGCTGCTCATCCTCTCGGTCGTCCCGCAGACAATTGTCCTGGTGCGCGACACGGCGCGGGCAGATCGCGGTGGTCTCACGGAAGGGCAAAAGCAGGAATTCAAGACCGTGACGCTCGGCCTGTGGGGCGTCACCTCGCTGCCGCCCGCCCTCGGCCAGGTCAGCACGCTGCTGGTGGCGATGATTCTCGGGCCCGAGGCGGCTGGCGCGATCTTCGTGGCGGACCGGACAACGCGCTTCGTGACCCTTGCCCTCAACGGCATGAACCAGGCGCTGGCGCCCCAGATATCGGCTGCCTTCTACAGCGGCGACAGGGCCCACGTTCAGCGCATCACCAGCCTCGCCGCGCTCGGCGGCTCGGCCATTGCGCTGTGCGTGCTGGCGGCGTTCTGGATATTCGGCAACTTCATCCTGTCGATATTCAATCCGGCCTATGCGACGCCGACCATGAGAGCGACGCTCGTCATCTTCGGCATAGGGGCGACGTTCGGCACCGCCTGCGGCCCGATCGAAATCCTGTTGCAGTTGACCGGTCTGCAGCATGCGCTGTTCAAGGTGCTGGTCGTCGTCAATGTCGCCGGACTTTGCGTGACGGCGGTGGCGACTTACTGGCTCGGGCCCATCGGCGCGGCGCTCAGCATTGCCGCAACCGTCATCGCATGGACGGCCTTCGGGGTATTGATCGCCCGGCGCAGAATCGGCATCAACCCGTCGATCCTCGGCTTGTCCCTGGACAGCATCGGGCTCGTGCCGCATGCCCTGCTGAAGGGGCGCACGTGA
- a CDS encoding glycosyltransferase family 4 protein, whose amino-acid sequence MKIVQVQTQAEAAGAQRISDMVGEGLRARGHGVRTVFMYRKTEAYDRDPHADFILTERPRGLPGQIRATIGLARYLRAARPDAVITYQHYGNIFGTIGARLAGVRHIVANQSGAPHSKGIMGLLSQIDKLMGTVGLYQANVVNSGWTEAQFDRYPQSYRRRMRRIDHGVPVPGEEFDKAAARATFGLPQSVWLAVSSGRLTRMKNQIALVGALERLPAVHVALAGAGPEREALVAFAESRGVGDRLHLVGEVPPARIFEFLAAGDAYAFPSMTETFGLACVEAAISGLPVVASDLDVMREVLTAEDGSPAALFVDADAAGMASGLGDLVARPEFKAGLSAAGRRLREKYSPARMCAGYEALLLA is encoded by the coding sequence GTGAAGATCGTCCAGGTGCAGACCCAGGCGGAGGCGGCGGGGGCGCAGCGCATCTCCGACATGGTGGGCGAGGGGTTGCGGGCGCGCGGGCACGGGGTGCGCACCGTTTTCATGTATCGCAAGACCGAAGCCTATGACCGCGATCCCCATGCGGATTTCATCCTGACGGAACGCCCGCGCGGATTGCCCGGGCAGATCCGGGCGACCATCGGTCTCGCGCGGTACCTGCGTGCGGCACGCCCCGACGCCGTCATCACCTACCAGCACTATGGCAATATCTTCGGCACGATCGGCGCCCGGCTGGCCGGCGTCAGGCACATCGTCGCAAACCAGAGCGGCGCCCCGCACAGCAAGGGCATCATGGGTCTGCTCTCCCAGATCGACAAGCTGATGGGCACCGTCGGCCTTTACCAGGCGAACGTCGTCAATTCCGGCTGGACGGAAGCGCAGTTCGATCGATATCCGCAATCCTATCGGCGGCGTATGCGCCGCATCGATCACGGCGTTCCCGTACCGGGCGAGGAATTCGACAAGGCGGCGGCGCGTGCCACCTTCGGCCTGCCGCAGAGCGTGTGGCTTGCCGTGTCGTCCGGCCGGCTGACGCGCATGAAGAACCAGATCGCGCTTGTCGGGGCGCTCGAGCGACTGCCCGCCGTCCATGTCGCGCTCGCCGGCGCGGGGCCGGAGCGCGAGGCGCTCGTCGCCTTTGCCGAAAGCCGCGGCGTCGGCGACCGGCTGCATCTCGTCGGCGAGGTTCCGCCGGCGCGCATCTTCGAATTCCTCGCGGCCGGCGACGCCTATGCGTTTCCGTCGATGACGGAAACCTTCGGCCTCGCCTGCGTCGAAGCGGCCATTTCGGGCCTGCCGGTCGTTGCCAGCGACCTTGATGTCATGCGCGAGGTGCTGACCGCGGAGGACGGCTCACCTGCCGCGCTGTTCGTCGACGCCGACGCCGCCGGCATGGCCAGCGGGCTTGGCGATCTGGTCGCGCGGCCGGAATTCAAGGCCGGGCTTTCGGCGGCGGGACGGCGGCTGCGGGAGAAATATTCGCCGGCCAGGATGTGCGCAGGCTACGAGGCGCTACTTCTTGCCTGA
- a CDS encoding GNAT family N-acetyltransferase, translating into MFEVTAEDAFDFRSTEYAELFASSAATAFQHPIWLAQLYERLVRQGGATPLIVVVRARASGKLAMVLPLVRRRYTLLKVVEFADMRVSDYVSPVADEETFSRILADHSTVAAIRRHLRPYDLLRIGKLADRSLAMERLLGVDKRDSMGMSAYTSKLEPTFAGWREHRLDQSYRKELDKKSRQLNRMGEARFECVGGPAAIRTTFDALKLYRGKRFDGSNGPADLLQLPSYFDFYLAVADEGRGGFARTYAFWMNGRAIAGALGLEHRGSLLVILGGFDEAGYRKQSIGSLMFEQIARDCIERGDHYLDFTIGDEPYKRVFGGRPSPMWQVYRAGSPLGYAAHLTVEKMPAAKALARRILEAAHVRKAKPSAVMVQPAPDEAAESS; encoded by the coding sequence ATGTTTGAAGTCACTGCCGAGGATGCGTTCGATTTCCGTTCGACGGAATACGCCGAGCTCTTCGCCAGTTCGGCGGCGACCGCTTTTCAGCATCCGATTTGGCTGGCGCAGCTCTATGAGAGGCTCGTGCGGCAAGGCGGCGCCACGCCGCTGATCGTCGTCGTGCGCGCCCGTGCAAGCGGAAAGCTCGCGATGGTCCTGCCTCTGGTGAGGCGCCGGTACACGCTGCTGAAGGTCGTGGAATTCGCGGATATGCGGGTTTCGGACTATGTCTCGCCCGTCGCCGACGAGGAGACGTTCTCCCGCATCCTTGCCGACCACAGCACGGTCGCCGCCATCCGCAGGCATCTGCGGCCATACGATCTGCTGCGCATCGGCAAGCTGGCGGACCGCTCGCTGGCGATGGAGCGCCTGCTTGGCGTCGACAAGCGCGACAGCATGGGCATGAGCGCCTATACCAGCAAGCTGGAGCCGACATTCGCCGGCTGGCGCGAGCATCGGCTGGACCAGTCCTATCGCAAGGAGCTCGACAAGAAATCCCGGCAGCTCAACCGGATGGGCGAGGCGCGCTTCGAATGCGTCGGCGGTCCGGCCGCCATCCGCACGACATTCGATGCCCTCAAGCTCTATCGCGGCAAACGCTTCGACGGCAGCAACGGCCCCGCCGATCTTTTGCAGCTGCCTTCCTATTTCGATTTCTACCTGGCCGTTGCCGATGAAGGGCGCGGCGGCTTCGCCCGCACCTACGCATTCTGGATGAACGGCCGGGCGATCGCCGGCGCGCTCGGGCTCGAGCACCGCGGCTCGCTGCTGGTCATTCTCGGCGGCTTCGACGAGGCCGGCTACAGGAAGCAGTCGATCGGCAGCCTGATGTTCGAGCAGATCGCCCGCGACTGCATCGAGCGCGGCGACCACTATCTCGATTTCACCATCGGCGACGAGCCCTACAAGCGCGTTTTCGGCGGCCGGCCTTCACCGATGTGGCAAGTCTACCGGGCGGGGAGTCCGCTCGGCTATGCGGCACATCTGACGGTGGAGAAAATGCCGGCGGCCAAGGCGCTGGCGCGGCGCATCCTGGAGGCGGCGCATGTCAGGAAGGCCAAGCCGTCTGCCGTTATGGTGCAGCCGGCCCCCGATGAGGCCGCAGAGTCGTCCTGA
- a CDS encoding NAD(P)/FAD-dependent oxidoreductase produces MTAEQSLRPLPAGTDTEIAIVGGGLSGTLAATLLGRSGYHVTLIDRHPVFPREFRVEKIAGDQIDKLRRIGLLDSLSAAAAAFDEIVNVRKGRVLDRTRARHYGIFYDDLVAAMRSELPNTVRFVAGRVSAVEAGPERQRVSIIGQPDVTARLLVLATGMGDILRRDVGIERRFVHQRQSLTFGFNVRPAGAGAFKHPALTYYGERVSDGIDYLNFFPAGGVTRANLFVFREHTDPWVKALRDRPRETLIETLPGLLKTFGDFDVIDRVSSWLTDITVAENCKRDGVVLIGDAYQTSCPAAGTGVSRLLTDVERLCMVHVPQWMASPGMAAAKIATFYDDPMKLAMDERGLELANFRRSLTIDTDLRWRARRQAHFSRRRILHEIDKFSPSFAARLRGLKRPRVEAVT; encoded by the coding sequence ATGACCGCCGAACAATCGCTTCGTCCGCTGCCGGCGGGAACCGATACGGAGATCGCCATCGTCGGCGGCGGGCTCTCGGGAACGCTGGCCGCGACCTTGCTCGGGCGGTCGGGCTACCATGTCACGCTGATCGACCGCCACCCGGTTTTTCCGCGCGAGTTCCGCGTCGAGAAGATCGCCGGCGACCAGATCGACAAGCTGCGCCGGATCGGCCTTCTCGACAGTCTTTCCGCGGCGGCCGCGGCATTCGACGAGATCGTCAACGTGCGCAAGGGGCGGGTGCTCGATCGCACGCGCGCCCGCCACTACGGCATCTTCTACGACGACCTCGTCGCGGCGATGCGGTCGGAGCTGCCCAACACCGTGCGCTTCGTCGCCGGCAGGGTGAGCGCGGTGGAGGCCGGGCCGGAGCGGCAGCGTGTGTCGATCATCGGGCAGCCGGATGTGACGGCTCGCCTGCTCGTGCTCGCCACCGGCATGGGGGACATCCTGCGGCGTGACGTTGGCATCGAGCGCCGATTCGTCCACCAGCGGCAATCGCTGACTTTCGGCTTCAATGTCCGGCCGGCGGGCGCAGGAGCCTTCAAGCATCCGGCGCTGACCTATTACGGTGAACGCGTCTCCGACGGGATCGACTACCTGAACTTTTTCCCGGCCGGCGGGGTCACGCGCGCCAATCTCTTTGTCTTCCGGGAGCACACCGACCCCTGGGTCAAGGCGCTGCGCGACCGCCCCCGCGAAACGCTCATCGAAACGCTTCCCGGACTTCTCAAGACATTCGGCGACTTCGACGTCATCGACCGTGTCTCGAGCTGGCTCACGGACATCACCGTCGCCGAAAATTGCAAGCGCGACGGCGTCGTCCTGATCGGAGACGCCTACCAGACCTCCTGTCCGGCTGCCGGAACAGGGGTCAGCCGGCTGCTCACCGATGTGGAGCGCCTGTGCATGGTGCACGTGCCGCAATGGATGGCCTCGCCCGGCATGGCGGCGGCAAAGATCGCCACCTTCTATGACGATCCCATGAAGCTGGCGATGGACGAGCGGGGGCTCGAGCTGGCGAATTTCCGCCGCAGCCTGACCATCGACACCGACCTGCGCTGGCGGGCGCGCCGGCAGGCTCACTTCAGCCGCCGCCGCATCCTGCATGAGATCGACAAGTTCAGCCCGAGCTTCGCCGCCAGGCTGCGCGGTCTCAAGCGGCCGCGAGTCGAAGCCGTCACCTGA
- a CDS encoding WecB/TagA/CpsF family glycosyltransferase, with the protein MIAAARQHRHGSRPYYFTSANGEVIAQARAKSEIAALFREADQIFADGQPLVLASRLLCRRPLPERVATTDLFHDVAKLAENEAATFYLLGSTEAGNAKAVAAIRARYPRLRIVGHSHGYLTGEALETKLDEINALAPDILWLGLGVPREQIFVRDFASRLSNVGVIKTSGGLFDHIAGKVRRAPLWVQKAGFEWLWRMLMEPRRLFWRYFTTNPRALYALLRYSQ; encoded by the coding sequence ATGATCGCCGCAGCGCGGCAACACCGCCATGGCAGCCGCCCGTATTACTTCACCTCCGCCAACGGCGAGGTCATCGCCCAGGCGCGCGCCAAGTCCGAGATAGCCGCCCTCTTCCGCGAAGCCGACCAGATCTTCGCCGATGGCCAGCCGCTAGTCCTTGCCTCGCGCCTTTTGTGCCGCAGGCCGCTGCCGGAGCGCGTGGCCACCACCGATCTGTTCCACGACGTGGCAAAGCTCGCCGAGAACGAGGCGGCGACCTTCTATCTGCTGGGATCGACCGAGGCCGGAAACGCCAAGGCCGTGGCCGCCATCAGGGCCCGTTATCCGCGCCTGCGCATCGTCGGCCACAGCCACGGCTATCTCACCGGCGAAGCGCTCGAAACGAAGCTCGATGAGATCAACGCGCTTGCGCCGGACATATTGTGGCTGGGTCTCGGCGTGCCGCGCGAGCAGATTTTTGTCCGCGATTTTGCGTCGCGGCTCTCGAATGTCGGCGTAATCAAGACCTCCGGCGGACTCTTCGACCATATCGCCGGCAAGGTCCGCCGCGCCCCGCTCTGGGTGCAGAAGGCCGGCTTCGAGTGGCTTTGGCGCATGCTGATGGAACCGCGCCGGCTCTTCTGGCGCTACTTCACCACCAATCCCCGTGCCCTCTATGCCCTCTTGAGGTACTCGCAATGA